Sequence from the Chloroflexi bacterium ADurb.Bin180 genome:
AGTCTTCCACCGCGAACCGGCTCCATCACCACGACCGGGATCCCTTTGGCCGCTGCATAGTGCAGACCCTTTGCTCCCGCTTGGATGTCCTGATCGACATAATTGTACTGGATCTGGCAAGGGCACCAATCGGGATAGGCATCGATGATGTCGCGAAAGACATCGAACTGGTCGTGGAACGAAAAGCCCAGATGACGAATCCTGCCGCTGGCCAGAGCCCGCTCCGCCCAGCGCAGCACACCCATATCACGCAGCTTGGGCCACTCGCGAGCGTTGAGCGCATGCAACAGGTAAAAGTCAACGTGATCGGTCTGCAGCTTTTGCAGTTGCTCGTCCAGCAGGCGGTCCATGTCGCCAGGTTTCTCGACCAGCCAGCAGGGTAGTTTGGTGGCCAGCAGCACCTTTTCTCGATAGCCGTCCTTCAGAGCTCGGCCGACCAGACGCTCGCTGTTGCCTCCGTGGTACGCATAGGCGGTGTCGAGGTAGTTCACGCCGTGGTCAATCGCATAGTGCAGGAGGCGAATGGCCTCTGGCTCGTCGATGACGGAAGCGTCTCCGCCGACCACCGGCAGGCGCATACAGCCAAAGCCCAGAGCTGATACCTTGATTGGCCACTTGCCCAGTGAACGATACTTCATGACCTTTTCCTTCCTGAGAGTAGGGGATGAGGCAATCCGCGCTGTGTCAGACAAGACATCGTAGGTTTCCCAACGCCACGCTGCCGCATCAGGGCCCGCCGAGAAAGACTCGGCCGGTGGGCACCTGGAGCCGCATCCCGACCTGGAGCACTGCGGTACCAAGCTCGGGATAGCGGTGCTGGTTAGCAGCCAACAGGCTGGCTGTCGTCGTCCCAAAGCTTGCCGCGATACGGCCGAGGCTGTCGCCAGATTGCACTACATACAGGGCCTCGCTGCGCCGCGTGCGCGGATTGAGAAAGGCCCGTTCGCCCACATCGGAGTAGCGTTCCATCAACGCTCGGAAGGCGGGCCCCTGATGCAGCTCGGCGTGGTAGCGGGGCACTGCCAGGAGCTGGTCTAGCTGCCGGACAGCGCCGCCCTCGCCGTAGGTGATCAGGATCCGATACAAGGACCGGGCGTCTTCTTTGTACATGATCGCATTGAAGGGCCAGACGTAACCGATGGGTTCGATGCCGCACTTCTCCTGGATAGTTGCTTTCGAGTCGGCAAACTCGTGCCACACCTCGTCGCGCGTGACGCCGCCATCCCGCCCCACGAGCTTGTAGCTGTGCGAGACAGAATGGGAGGCCAGCTCGTAGCCCAGACTCTGCAGGAAGCGGATCTTGCGCCAGTCCCAGCCGCTGGCTTCATCGGGTATGTCGGCCGTTACAACGCCGAGGGTGGCCTGGAAGCCGTACTGCCTGAACTCGGGAAACATCGTCAGCCAGAAATTGGCGTAGGGTCCCGCCAGCCGGCCGTTGCGATCACAGCATGCTTTGGCCGCGCCGATGTCATCGATGGAGATAATGACTCGGCCGCGGGGCATCTGGCCCTCCTTGAGGTACCACTCCAGGGCGCGAAAGCTAAGCGTACGCATCCCCAGATGGTGCAGAATGCGCATCTGCTCCCGGAAGGCCTCGACCGTCCAGCTCTCGTCAAAGACGGGGTGGTAGGCCAGCACGGGAACACCGGGCCAGGAGCTGGCCAGGGAATCGCCGGGCAGGGCAGCCTGGACGGCGATGGCGGCGCAGACGGCGGCCGAAAGCTTGAGGAAAGAGCGGCGTGACAACAGCGTGTCAAGGGAGCGTTCAGGCATGGCTTTGGGCATTCTGTCCTGGATGTACTGTCCTGGCGTGAAAGGGTGAGGCAAGCAGATCGGGCATCAACATCATGCAGACCTCCCACATTGTACTGGCTTGACGAGGAGCGGGCAAACAGGGCCTGCCGGTTCCGATTTCTATGCCACGACGAAGGGACTATAATGGCCCTCAACTCGGTTCGATTGGAGGTCCAGTGCCCAAACGACTGTTGCTCATCATTGCGCTGGCTGCGCTGTCGTTGGCCGCCTGCTCGCAGAATACGACCGCGCCAACCAACACCCTGGTGCCACCCACGGCAACCCCCAAAGCGGGCAAGCTGCCGAGTGGCTTTACAGAGCAGGGCTTTCCCTACAAAGGAAATGCCAACTCACCGGTGACGTTGTGGGAGTTCTCCGAGTTCCAGTGACCATACTGCGCCCGTCACGCCAATCAGACGGGCCCGCTTCTGGATGAAGCGTATGTCGCAACTGGAAAAGTGAAAGTGGTCTTTGTGCAGTTTCCACTCGAGTCAATCCACCCGCAGGCACGCAAAGCGGGGGAGGCCGCGCTCTGCGCCGCCCGGCAGGGCAGCGACTTGTACTGGGTGATGCACGACCGGCTCTTTTCGTCGACCGGCGAGTGGAGCGGAAAGGGCGATGCGGTTGACGTCTTTAAGCGTTATGCATCAGAGATCGGGTTGAACACGGCCGCCTTCAATAGCTGTCTCGACTCGGGCGAGGCAGCGGCGGATATGCAGGCCCAGATCCAGTTCGCGGCCGCACATGGTGCTGGCAGCGTGCCGTACTTCCTGGTCAATGACTGGCCGGTGTCCGGCGCGCAGGATATCAGTGCCTTCAAGAGTGCCATTGACAAGGCGCTGGCTGGCCAGCACCCACCGCCAACGCCCACGCCGCTGCCAGAGGGCGTGACCTGGCTGGATCCCAACCCGACCAGAC
This genomic interval carries:
- the yhdN gene encoding General stress protein 69; its protein translation is MKYRSLGKWPIKVSALGFGCMRLPVVGGDASVIDEPEAIRLLHYAIDHGVNYLDTAYAYHGGNSERLVGRALKDGYREKVLLATKLPCWLVEKPGDMDRLLDEQLQKLQTDHVDFYLLHALNAREWPKLRDMGVLRWAERALASGRIRHLGFSFHDQFDVFRDIIDAYPDWCPCQIQYNYVDQDIQAGAKGLHYAAAKGIPVVVMEPVRGGRLANLPGPVAEILRRSAGARSLADWALQWVWNQPEVALALSGMTTMAQLLENLASADRSGPGTLTPGDLAVIEKARSKYRTLFPIPCTDCRYCMPCPNGVWIPFNLDLYNRAIVYDEMDQARRSYNEPRRPGEDIRAAACIQCRECEDKCPQQIPIADWMVKIHDALGNS
- a CDS encoding LysM domain protein; translated protein: MPKAMPERSLDTLLSRRSFLKLSAAVCAAIAVQAALPGDSLASSWPGVPVLAYHPVFDESWTVEAFREQMRILHHLGMRTLSFRALEWYLKEGQMPRGRVIISIDDIGAAKACCDRNGRLAGPYANFWLTMFPEFRQYGFQATLGVVTADIPDEASGWDWRKIRFLQSLGYELASHSVSHSYKLVGRDGGVTRDEVWHEFADSKATIQEKCGIEPIGYVWPFNAIMYKEDARSLYRILITYGEGGAVRQLDQLLAVPRYHAELHQGPAFRALMERYSDVGERAFLNPRTRRSEALYVVQSGDSLGRIAASFGTTTASLLAANQHRYPELGTAVLQVGMRLQVPTGRVFLGGP